The following DNA comes from Chelonia mydas mitochondrion, complete genome.
TTGGTCCAAAAGGATTAAGCAAACTACAAATTACTCCAATTACAATCACATCCTCATCACAAAAAGGCCTAATTAAAATCTACATAACCTCATTTATTATATCAATAACATTATTACTTCTCACCATCTAATTGGACGAATAACTCCACGAGACAAACCACGAACTAACTCTATCACAACAAACAACGTCAACAACAACCCTCAACCTGCAATCAAAAATAACCAACTACCAAAATAATAAAACCACGCTACCCCACTAAAATCTAATCGAACAACAAACAACCCACCAGCATCAACTGTAACACTACCATACCCTTCCATACTCCACAATCAATAACATATTATCCCATATACCAGAACAACTAAAACATAACTTACTACATAAACCACTCCACCTTGACTTCCCCAAGCAACAGGATAAGGCTCTTCCACTAACGCAGATGAATAAGCAAAAATAACCAATATACCACCTAAATAAATCAAAAACAACACCACAGAAACAAAAGACCCTCCCATACTAACCAACAACCCAC
Coding sequences within:
- the ND6 gene encoding NADH dehydrogenase subunit 6, which gives rise to MMYFAFLFGFCFVFWMVGVSCNPSPYYGVLSLVLGAAFGCGLLVSMGGSFVSVVLFLIYLGGMLVIFAYSSALVEEPYPVAWGSQGGVVYVVSYVLVVLVYGMMCYWLWSMEGYGSVTVDAGGLFVVRLDFSGVAWFYYFGSWLFLIAGWGLLLTLFVVMELVRGLSRGVIRPI